A window from uncultured Desulfobacter sp. encodes these proteins:
- a CDS encoding tetratricopeptide repeat protein, with product MMLKFTAKEIQFLKTTDDAPDLSPPENYYSDLLTRPSKEFEIFSRRIADTCASKKNFTTAAIQIDPTAPEDMVDKTNEVFHSCFHSMLDEDRGIWECLDPFTAIFVFWDYETEDQGKKLLALLNNKISQALNAKIIMGYIAFPFRDFPVEEMAGCSLKALDHAAFFGPGHAVKFDGLSLNISGDRLFQLNYIDAAITEYEKGLSIAPADINLLNSLGVAFGVDGYLDKAMEFFERARDISPEEVMVIHNIGLIHRINDKNDSALAYLKKAHGINPDIFEIELLLGHLLFKEHKFDLAMPHLDAAIRLKPESGTAFRIKGQILLENKDAPKAAVQFNQAVKRNPNDPEALSGYARAMAAQKKNLSIALSFAQKSRELDPENERYRQHVEEIQNIQNQLKPSKDDVTRSA from the coding sequence ATGATGCTAAAATTCACTGCCAAAGAGATCCAGTTTCTAAAAACAACCGATGATGCCCCGGACCTCAGCCCCCCGGAGAATTACTATTCTGACCTGCTCACACGGCCGTCCAAGGAATTTGAAATCTTTTCCCGACGCATCGCCGACACCTGCGCATCTAAAAAGAATTTCACCACGGCGGCCATACAAATTGATCCGACTGCACCGGAAGATATGGTGGACAAAACCAATGAGGTTTTCCACAGCTGTTTTCATTCGATGCTGGACGAAGACAGAGGCATCTGGGAATGCCTGGACCCGTTCACAGCCATTTTTGTGTTCTGGGATTATGAAACTGAGGACCAGGGGAAAAAACTGCTCGCTCTGCTCAATAACAAAATTTCCCAGGCCCTGAATGCCAAAATCATCATGGGATACATTGCGTTTCCCTTTCGTGATTTTCCGGTTGAAGAGATGGCCGGGTGCTCGCTCAAAGCCCTGGACCATGCCGCATTTTTCGGCCCCGGACATGCAGTGAAGTTTGACGGGCTGTCCCTGAATATCAGTGGGGACAGGCTCTTCCAGCTCAACTACATTGACGCAGCCATCACGGAATACGAAAAAGGACTTTCCATTGCCCCGGCCGATATCAACCTGCTCAACAGCCTGGGCGTGGCCTTCGGGGTGGACGGGTACCTGGACAAGGCCATGGAATTCTTTGAAAGGGCCCGGGATATCAGCCCCGAAGAGGTGATGGTCATACACAACATCGGTCTGATCCACCGGATCAATGATAAAAATGATTCCGCTCTGGCTTACCTTAAAAAAGCCCATGGCATCAATCCCGATATCTTTGAAATTGAGCTGCTGCTGGGTCATCTTCTGTTCAAGGAACATAAATTTGACCTGGCCATGCCCCATCTGGATGCCGCCATCCGGCTCAAACCAGAATCCGGAACAGCGTTCAGGATCAAAGGCCAAATTCTCCTGGAAAACAAAGATGCCCCCAAGGCTGCGGTCCAGTTCAACCAGGCTGTGAAACGCAACCCCAATGACCCCGAAGCGTTGTCCGGTTATGCCCGGGCCATGGCGGCCCAGAAAAAGAACCTGTCCATTGCGTTAAGCTTTGCCCAAAAAAGCCGGGAACTGGATCCTGAAAATGAACGATACAGACAACATGTTGAGGAGATTCAAAACATACAGAACCAGCTTAAACCAAGTAAGGATGATGTTACCAGATCCGCCTGA
- a CDS encoding D-sedoheptulose 7-phosphate isomerase, producing the protein MKQTKELIRQTVQDAIEAKQKFFAAHEDLIETCARQMANTLESGGKLLLFGNGGSAADCQHIAAEFINRFQMERRPLPAIALTCDTSVITSIGNDYSFDEIFSKQVQALGHKKDMAIGISTSGNSPNVVRAAAVAKDQGLTMVCFSGAGGKLKEMSDIAFCVDSPVTARIQEVHITLGHILCDLSERMLFND; encoded by the coding sequence ATGAAACAAACAAAAGAACTGATCCGGCAAACTGTCCAGGATGCCATTGAAGCCAAGCAAAAATTTTTTGCAGCCCATGAAGATCTCATTGAAACCTGCGCCCGGCAAATGGCCAACACCCTTGAATCCGGCGGAAAACTGCTGCTTTTCGGCAACGGCGGATCAGCGGCAGACTGCCAGCACATTGCCGCAGAATTTATCAACCGGTTTCAAATGGAGCGCAGGCCGTTACCTGCCATTGCCCTGACCTGCGACACCTCAGTCATCACCAGTATCGGCAACGACTACTCCTTTGACGAAATCTTTTCAAAACAGGTCCAGGCCCTGGGCCACAAAAAAGATATGGCCATTGGGATCTCAACATCCGGCAATTCCCCCAATGTGGTCCGGGCAGCTGCCGTGGCAAAGGACCAGGGGCTGACCATGGTCTGCTTTTCCGGGGCCGGCGGGAAGCTTAAAGAGATGAGCGACATCGCCTTTTGTGTGGACAGTCCTGTAACCGCCCGTATCCAGGAGGTTCATATCACGTTAGGTCATATCCTTTGCGATCTTTCCGAAAGGATGCTGTTCAATGATTGA
- a CDS encoding DMT family transporter, translated as MKYMFLLVLAFAAGMLGPVQAGMNAKIGKALNDPFYAALISFAVGTAGLLFYALAGRVDFSAIRTVSGVHWSLWLAGLLGAFYVTATIVLAPRLGTALTFGLVVAGQLTMAVIMDHFGLFGMPVQPVNWFRFAGILLIVGGTMLIRWF; from the coding sequence ATGAAGTATATGTTTTTGCTGGTGCTTGCCTTTGCTGCGGGTATGCTGGGACCGGTTCAGGCCGGAATGAATGCAAAGATCGGAAAAGCGTTGAATGATCCTTTTTATGCTGCCCTTATTTCATTTGCCGTGGGCACGGCAGGTCTTTTATTCTATGCCCTGGCAGGCAGGGTGGACTTTTCAGCAATTCGCACTGTTTCCGGTGTCCACTGGAGTCTGTGGCTGGCCGGACTTCTTGGTGCTTTTTATGTCACCGCCACCATTGTGCTTGCTCCAAGGTTGGGTACGGCCCTGACCTTTGGCCTGGTGGTGGCGGGACAACTGACCATGGCTGTGATCATGGATCATTTTGGGCTGTTCGGCATGCCGGTTCAGCCGGTGAACTGGTTTCGCTTTGCCGGTATTCTCTTGATCGTTGGCGGAACCATGCTGATCCGCTGGTTCTAA
- a CDS encoding M20 family metallopeptidase yields MNTLEQLTQSVLTAHEKDLLSVVKKIHETPELSGNETQACAWQAELLDSWGFSVETAYKGLATAFKATAGQNGPHICFMAEYDALPGIGHGCGHNLIAGVALGAGVVLKNLLSHHNLPGRVTVMGTPAEEQRGAKIDLIKAGALKDIDLVLMAHPSHNATAPYVGESGIRQFMVSFTGKTAHAADSPEKGINALDALRLVFNGVDAWRQQLTETSRVHGVIRDGGQAPNIIPEFARAEFYLRDFDLNYLDQMQARFENIAKGAALMTGTTHQLSQIPNPYKPGIANEPLNHLFFSLARDAGMQPQWPEPARSSSDFGDVTYEVPAMHAYFNIIQDNSDITIHTRAFAQAAATDFAFSQMKKTARILAQIAWQFMMDQNFRDKVRQAFPFHR; encoded by the coding sequence ATGAACACTTTAGAACAACTGACCCAATCCGTGCTAACGGCCCACGAAAAAGATCTGCTCTCCGTGGTAAAAAAAATCCATGAGACACCGGAGCTCTCCGGAAACGAAACCCAGGCATGTGCCTGGCAGGCAGAGTTGCTCGACAGCTGGGGATTTTCCGTGGAAACCGCATATAAGGGGCTTGCCACAGCCTTTAAAGCAACAGCAGGCCAAAACGGGCCCCACATCTGTTTCATGGCTGAATATGATGCCCTGCCCGGCATAGGCCACGGATGCGGCCACAACCTCATCGCCGGCGTGGCGCTGGGGGCGGGGGTGGTGCTGAAAAATCTGTTATCCCACCACAATTTACCCGGCAGGGTTACGGTGATGGGTACCCCCGCCGAAGAGCAGCGGGGCGCCAAGATTGATCTGATCAAAGCCGGTGCCCTGAAGGATATAGACCTGGTGCTCATGGCCCACCCGTCTCACAATGCCACAGCCCCCTATGTCGGAGAGTCCGGTATCAGGCAGTTCATGGTCTCCTTCACGGGAAAAACCGCCCATGCGGCAGATTCACCGGAAAAAGGCATCAACGCCCTGGATGCCCTGCGCCTTGTGTTCAACGGTGTGGATGCCTGGCGCCAGCAGCTCACTGAAACCAGCCGGGTCCATGGGGTGATCCGGGACGGCGGCCAGGCGCCCAACATTATCCCGGAATTTGCCCGGGCAGAGTTCTATTTACGCGATTTTGACCTTAACTATCTGGATCAGATGCAGGCCCGGTTTGAAAATATTGCCAAAGGCGCTGCGCTGATGACCGGGACTACACATCAATTATCTCAAATCCCCAACCCTTACAAACCGGGCATTGCCAACGAACCGCTCAACCATCTCTTTTTTTCACTTGCCCGGGATGCCGGCATGCAGCCCCAATGGCCCGAACCCGCCCGCAGCTCCTCGGATTTTGGAGATGTCACCTATGAAGTACCGGCAATGCACGCCTATTTTAACATCATCCAGGACAATTCCGACATAACCATTCACACCAGAGCGTTTGCCCAGGCAGCAGCCACGGACTTTGCCTTTTCCCAGATGAAAAAAACCGCCCGGATTCTCGCCCAAATTGCCTGGCAATTCATGATGGACCAAAACTTCAGAGACAAAGTCCGGCAGGCATTCCCCTTTCACAGATAA
- a CDS encoding zinc ribbon domain-containing protein codes for MPIYEYTCKACGKSFETLVMGSDTPSCPACSSEDLARMMSKCGFVSKSTGPGGQVQTTTSAGSSACAGCTSTSCGTCSSNSSSLTIG; via the coding sequence ATGCCGATTTATGAATATACCTGCAAAGCCTGCGGTAAAAGTTTTGAAACCCTGGTGATGGGAAGTGATACGCCGTCATGCCCGGCATGCAGCAGCGAGGACCTTGCCCGTATGATGTCAAAATGCGGATTTGTATCCAAATCCACAGGCCCGGGGGGGCAAGTTCAGACAACCACATCAGCCGGCAGTTCTGCCTGTGCCGGCTGCACATCAACAAGTTGCGGTACCTGCAGCAGTAACAGCAGCAGTCTTACGATCGGGTAA
- the hemC gene encoding hydroxymethylbilane synthase produces the protein MKTSICIGTRGSALALWQANHVKHIIETAFPDVHVDINIIKTTGDRITDRPLAMVGGKGLFVKEIEAALLDGSIDLAVHSMKDMPGELPYGLVIGAIPERANPFDVLICAQGTLLKEYPKGAVIGTSSLRRGSQLKHLRPDLEIKSIRGNLDTRLKKLKSGEYDAIVLAAAGLERLGQGNEITEYLTETDMVPAVGQGALCIETRENDPDMAEILSVLDHESTRTCVTGERAFLKEIEGSCHIPVACFGKHQDGKILLTAVVASEDGKSFIKETIESTPEQVVEKGRELAKLVLEKGGQRILEALDIP, from the coding sequence ATGAAAACAAGTATCTGTATCGGCACCCGGGGCAGCGCATTAGCCTTGTGGCAGGCCAACCATGTAAAACACATCATTGAAACCGCATTTCCGGATGTCCATGTTGATATCAACATCATCAAAACCACCGGAGACAGGATAACGGACCGACCCCTTGCCATGGTGGGGGGCAAAGGTCTTTTTGTTAAAGAAATTGAAGCGGCACTTTTAGACGGCAGCATTGACCTCGCCGTTCACTCCATGAAGGATATGCCGGGGGAACTGCCCTACGGATTGGTAATCGGGGCCATACCGGAACGGGCCAACCCCTTTGATGTGCTCATCTGCGCCCAGGGCACACTTTTAAAAGAGTATCCCAAAGGTGCGGTCATCGGAACGTCCAGCCTTCGCCGGGGTTCACAGCTGAAACATCTGCGTCCGGATCTTGAAATCAAATCCATCCGGGGCAATCTGGATACCCGGCTGAAAAAACTTAAATCCGGTGAATATGATGCCATTGTGCTTGCAGCAGCCGGACTTGAGCGCCTGGGCCAGGGCAATGAAATCACCGAATACCTGACTGAAACCGACATGGTTCCGGCCGTCGGACAGGGTGCACTCTGCATTGAAACCCGGGAAAATGATCCGGACATGGCAGAGATTCTATCGGTATTGGATCATGAATCAACACGCACCTGTGTCACCGGAGAACGGGCATTTCTCAAAGAGATCGAAGGCAGCTGCCATATTCCTGTGGCCTGTTTCGGCAAACACCAGGACGGCAAAATTCTGCTCACTGCGGTGGTCGCATCCGAAGACGGCAAATCCTTCATCAAAGAAACCATTGAATCTACACCGGAACAAGTGGTCGAAAAGGGCCGTGAACTGGCAAAGCTTGTTCTTGAAAAAGGCGGACAACGCATATTGGAGGCACTTGATATCCCATGA
- the cobA gene encoding uroporphyrinogen-III C-methyltransferase has product MTQSRGKVYLIGAGPGDPGLITVKAKECIQTADVVVYDYLASPFLLDYAGKDAEIIYVGKKGGDHTLTQDKINLLLVDKAKEGKNVARLKGGDPFVFGRGGEEAQELLSYGIQYEVIPGVTSAISAPAYAGIPVTHRDHTSFVSFITGHERPDKKESRMQWDIFAKSDATLVFLMGVKNLPNIVTKLMENGKPSDTPVALVRWGTTTRQQTVTGTLETIVDEVKKAGLKSPAIIVVGHVVSLRDELAWFDKKPLFGKKIVITRARAQASGLVAELNRLGAQCIEVPTIKIAPPEDIRPLETAIDNLGQYDWLVLTSVNGVKYFFDTLFAKGKDVRALGHLKFACIGPVTKERLADYGIISDILPDTYQAESVVEAFADLDMKGKKVLLPRAKKARTILPEQLTLMGAMVDEVTAYETRLADEGKEMLIDMLNAGDIDAVTFTSSSTVTNFLTLLEGQDTSALLEKVVLASIGPITSDTIRAQGLEPDIEAGAFTIDGLIEALLKHYENAWFGVIES; this is encoded by the coding sequence ATGACACAATCCAGGGGCAAAGTTTATCTGATTGGTGCAGGCCCGGGGGACCCGGGGCTTATCACCGTAAAGGCAAAAGAGTGCATCCAGACAGCGGATGTGGTGGTCTATGATTACCTGGCCTCCCCCTTTCTGCTTGATTATGCAGGCAAAGACGCGGAAATTATATATGTGGGCAAAAAAGGCGGGGACCACACCCTGACCCAGGACAAAATCAATCTGCTCCTGGTGGACAAGGCCAAGGAAGGCAAAAACGTGGCTCGTCTTAAAGGCGGAGATCCTTTTGTTTTCGGCCGCGGCGGGGAAGAGGCCCAGGAGTTGTTGTCCTACGGCATCCAATATGAGGTAATTCCCGGGGTTACATCTGCCATATCTGCCCCGGCCTATGCCGGAATCCCGGTGACCCACAGGGACCATACTTCCTTTGTATCTTTTATTACCGGTCACGAGCGGCCCGATAAAAAAGAGTCTCGGATGCAGTGGGACATATTTGCGAAGTCCGATGCCACCCTTGTCTTTTTGATGGGGGTCAAAAATCTGCCCAATATCGTTACCAAACTGATGGAGAACGGCAAGCCGTCGGACACGCCTGTCGCCCTGGTGCGCTGGGGCACCACCACCCGCCAGCAAACCGTTACCGGCACCCTTGAGACCATTGTTGATGAGGTAAAAAAAGCAGGGCTCAAATCCCCGGCCATCATTGTGGTGGGGCATGTGGTCTCTTTACGGGATGAACTGGCCTGGTTTGACAAAAAGCCGTTGTTTGGTAAAAAGATCGTGATCACCCGGGCCCGGGCCCAGGCATCCGGCCTTGTGGCCGAGCTTAACCGGCTGGGTGCCCAGTGCATTGAGGTCCCCACCATTAAAATCGCGCCGCCTGAGGATATTAGACCCTTGGAAACGGCCATTGATAACCTGGGCCAATATGACTGGCTGGTCCTGACCTCGGTGAACGGTGTGAAATACTTCTTTGACACCCTGTTTGCAAAAGGCAAAGACGTCCGTGCGTTGGGGCACCTGAAATTTGCCTGCATCGGCCCTGTGACCAAAGAACGCCTGGCGGACTATGGCATTATTTCCGATATTCTGCCCGACACATATCAGGCGGAATCGGTTGTGGAAGCCTTTGCAGACCTTGATATGAAGGGCAAAAAGGTCTTGCTGCCCCGGGCGAAAAAGGCACGCACCATCCTGCCGGAACAGCTGACCCTTATGGGCGCCATGGTGGACGAGGTAACCGCATACGAAACCCGGCTGGCCGACGAGGGAAAAGAGATGCTTATTGATATGCTCAATGCTGGGGATATTGATGCCGTGACTTTTACCTCCTCTTCCACAGTAACGAATTTTTTGACGCTGCTTGAAGGTCAGGATACCTCTGCCCTGCTTGAAAAGGTGGTCCTTGCCAGCATCGGACCGATCACCTCGGATACCATCCGGGCCCAAGGGCTTGAACCGGATATTGAGGCGGGGGCTTTTACCATTGACGGCCTGATTGAGGCCTTGCTCAAACATTATGAAAACGCCTGGTTCGGTGTTATAGAAAGTTAA
- the moaA gene encoding GTP 3',8-cyclase MoaA produces MIAGTRNINYMRISVTDRCNFRCRYCVPAAPFKVIEHERIARYEEILKIVRIGCEMGITKVRITGGEPFVRKGIFSFLRRLCAMSQLKDISITTNGSRLCRDKIQELMDMGIKRLNFSLDTLDPEKFVQITRRDRFQRVWDSIMAAHDLGMSPIKINTVALKGFNDDEIQTIAGLTQKYPFHVRFIEYMPMGNTDVGTDGQILTSDLKRIIEEAHGPLTVVQKGINDGPARLYKLDGASGILGFITPVSSHFCSECNRLRLTSRGTLRPCLLSNRETDILTSMRNGAGDEQLKQIMVTALKDKPLHHNLETRTARDVPLNHMTSIGG; encoded by the coding sequence ATGATCGCAGGTACCAGAAACATCAATTATATGAGAATCTCCGTCACGGACCGGTGTAATTTTAGATGCAGGTATTGTGTACCTGCAGCACCGTTCAAGGTAATTGAACATGAACGCATTGCCCGGTATGAGGAAATATTAAAGATTGTCCGCATCGGCTGTGAGATGGGGATCACCAAAGTCAGAATCACCGGTGGAGAGCCCTTTGTAAGAAAGGGTATTTTCTCCTTTCTCCGTAGGTTGTGTGCAATGTCCCAATTAAAAGATATCTCCATCACCACCAACGGGTCACGCCTGTGCCGGGATAAGATACAAGAACTAATGGATATGGGTATCAAAAGGCTTAATTTCAGTCTGGATACCCTGGACCCGGAAAAATTTGTCCAGATTACCCGGCGGGACCGCTTCCAAAGGGTTTGGGACAGTATCATGGCAGCCCACGATTTGGGCATGTCACCCATCAAAATCAATACAGTGGCGCTTAAAGGATTTAACGACGATGAAATCCAGACCATTGCCGGCCTGACCCAAAAGTATCCTTTCCATGTCCGCTTCATTGAGTACATGCCCATGGGAAACACAGATGTCGGTACAGATGGGCAAATTTTAACAAGTGACCTTAAAAGGATTATCGAAGAGGCCCATGGGCCGTTGACGGTTGTCCAGAAGGGGATAAACGACGGTCCGGCAAGACTATATAAACTGGATGGTGCATCGGGAATTCTGGGATTTATCACCCCGGTAAGTTCTCATTTCTGTAGTGAATGCAACAGACTGCGCCTGACGTCCCGGGGAACCCTTCGCCCCTGCCTGCTGAGTAACAGGGAAACCGACATTCTCACCTCAATGCGAAACGGGGCCGGGGATGAACAATTAAAACAAATTATGGTAACAGCCCTGAAAGACAAGCCGTTGCACCATAATTTAGAGACGAGAACCGCCCGGGATGTACCGTTAAATCATATGACCTCCATCGGCGGATAA
- a CDS encoding response regulator: MYILLTLDIFCLFLVFAGLSWLLSRFVTQPLNTFKGILETSKHGDTTIRLHHDAEDEIGNFARHFNDFMARMEDHDYWTDEKSENNLETADEERRKLLTQLRKAQKMEAVGILAGGIAHDFNNILSSIFGYAQLAQMSGESQDKLHTHMNQILISAQRASDLVKQILTFSRQAENGKKPLKLHIVVKEALKLLRSSIPSTIEVVNRVETIDMVNADPTQMHQLIVNLCTNAYHAMLTSGGTLTVSLETVDQIPPEHNTIDYCHKGPFLQLMVENTAYETNQETEEDGKTICSNDATPKKEESSWLGFTLVRTIVEDHQGLSFIKRNQEHSTTFFAYFPVVTQSDGTASQEIAARPQSGTETIMIVDDEPALLALMEELLTKYGYSVYSFNNGESALNAYQKGQTNYDMVITDMTMPRMTGVALAKAILSENKNMPIILCSGYNETITQSEVSAIGAQAFFEKPLDTYQLLKTMRKLFDK, translated from the coding sequence ATGTACATTTTACTCACGCTGGATATTTTTTGTCTTTTTCTGGTATTCGCCGGCTTGTCCTGGCTGCTGTCGCGATTCGTCACCCAGCCGCTGAATACATTCAAAGGGATTCTGGAGACCAGTAAACATGGCGATACGACCATTCGTTTGCACCATGATGCCGAAGATGAAATTGGAAACTTTGCACGGCATTTTAATGATTTCATGGCCCGCATGGAAGATCATGACTACTGGACAGACGAGAAAAGTGAAAATAACCTCGAAACTGCAGACGAAGAACGCCGCAAACTTTTGACCCAATTACGCAAGGCACAAAAAATGGAAGCCGTTGGCATCCTGGCCGGGGGGATTGCCCATGATTTCAATAATATCTTATCCAGCATTTTCGGTTATGCCCAACTGGCCCAAATGAGCGGTGAGAGTCAGGACAAACTACACACGCACATGAACCAGATTCTTATAAGCGCCCAGCGCGCATCTGATCTTGTTAAACAAATTTTGACTTTCAGTCGCCAGGCGGAAAATGGGAAAAAACCGTTAAAACTACATATAGTGGTTAAAGAAGCGCTTAAGCTTCTCAGATCGTCAATACCCTCAACCATTGAAGTCGTAAACCGGGTGGAAACCATAGACATGGTTAACGCAGATCCCACCCAGATGCATCAACTGATCGTAAATTTGTGCACCAATGCCTATCATGCCATGCTAACGTCCGGTGGCACGTTGACTGTCAGCCTGGAAACCGTTGATCAGATCCCGCCCGAACATAACACCATAGACTATTGCCACAAAGGCCCTTTTTTACAGCTGATGGTTGAAAATACAGCTTATGAAACAAATCAGGAAACCGAAGAGGATGGGAAAACAATTTGTTCCAATGATGCCACCCCCAAAAAGGAGGAAAGTTCATGGTTGGGGTTTACGCTGGTCAGGACCATCGTCGAAGATCACCAAGGTCTTTCTTTCATAAAACGCAATCAAGAACACAGTACTACATTTTTCGCGTATTTCCCGGTTGTGACCCAAAGCGATGGTACAGCCTCTCAGGAGATTGCAGCAAGGCCCCAATCAGGCACAGAAACCATCATGATCGTGGATGACGAACCGGCTCTCCTGGCTTTAATGGAAGAACTGCTTACCAAATACGGTTATTCGGTTTATTCATTTAATAATGGGGAAAGCGCACTGAATGCCTACCAAAAAGGCCAAACCAACTATGATATGGTTATTACGGATATGACCATGCCCCGTATGACCGGCGTTGCCCTGGCCAAGGCCATTTTATCTGAAAACAAAAATATGCCCATCATTTTATGCTCGGGCTATAATGAAACCATCACCCAATCCGAGGTCAGTGCCATCGGCGCTCAGGCTTTTTTTGAAAAGCCTTTGGATACCTATCAACTGCTGAAGACCATGCGAAAGTTGTTTGATAAATAA
- the rplQ gene encoding 50S ribosomal protein L17, with amino-acid sequence MKHRKSVLKLNRTSAHRKAMFRNMVTSLFKHSSIKTTEAKAKGLRKIADKMITLAKRGDLHARRQALAVIREKDVVHALFEEVAEKFNSRQGGYTRITKLGPRKGDVAPMVQIELITD; translated from the coding sequence ATGAAGCATAGAAAATCCGTATTAAAGCTGAACAGAACCTCTGCCCATAGAAAGGCGATGTTTAGGAACATGGTAACTTCTCTGTTCAAACACAGCAGCATCAAGACCACCGAAGCCAAAGCCAAAGGTCTTCGTAAAATTGCCGATAAGATGATTACGTTGGCCAAACGTGGAGATCTTCATGCCAGACGTCAGGCGTTGGCGGTAATACGTGAAAAAGATGTTGTGCATGCCCTTTTTGAAGAGGTAGCAGAGAAGTTTAACTCAAGGCAGGGTGGATATACTCGAATTACCAAATTAGGACCACGTAAGGGCGATGTCGCCCCGATGGTTCAGATCGAGTTGATCACCGACTAA
- a CDS encoding DNA-directed RNA polymerase subunit alpha, whose protein sequence is MSSENLAYVNWREMIKPEKLDVTTTSTYGKFVCEPLERGYGITIGNSLRRIILSSIYGAAIVSVKFDDALHEYSVISDIREDVSEIILNLKELKLKVDDPDDKILTLNVTGEAEVTGADIVSPDGKVKVLNPEQHIATVNKNGKLNIVMVVKTGKGYALSSANKDDDAPIGTIPIDSAFSPIKRVKYVVGTSRIGQKTDYDKLTFEVWTDGSVTPDDAVAYGAKILKEQMNPFINFDEELEPDESDYKTDEGEKGFNENIYRSVDELELSVRSSNCLKNARIHTIYQLVQKTDSEMLKTKNFGRKSLNEIKEVLTSMDLSLGMDLEGIEPPEDVNTQEGE, encoded by the coding sequence ATGTCATCTGAAAATCTTGCATATGTTAACTGGCGAGAGATGATCAAGCCGGAAAAGCTTGATGTTACCACAACTTCCACCTATGGTAAGTTTGTGTGTGAACCCCTTGAAAGGGGATACGGCATCACCATTGGTAACTCGCTTCGGCGAATTATATTGTCATCCATTTATGGCGCCGCCATAGTCTCCGTGAAATTCGATGATGCGCTTCACGAATACAGCGTTATATCAGATATCAGAGAGGATGTTTCTGAGATCATCCTCAACCTGAAAGAATTGAAGCTCAAAGTGGACGATCCAGACGATAAAATATTGACCCTTAATGTGACCGGCGAGGCGGAGGTTACAGGTGCGGATATTGTTAGTCCGGACGGCAAGGTTAAAGTTCTTAACCCGGAACAGCATATTGCCACGGTAAACAAAAATGGAAAACTCAATATTGTCATGGTTGTGAAAACAGGTAAAGGGTATGCGCTGTCATCAGCTAATAAAGACGACGATGCCCCTATCGGTACCATCCCCATTGATTCCGCGTTTTCCCCCATTAAACGAGTAAAATATGTGGTGGGCACATCTCGTATCGGTCAGAAAACCGACTATGACAAATTGACTTTCGAAGTCTGGACAGACGGTAGTGTTACACCTGACGATGCTGTTGCTTACGGTGCAAAAATCCTTAAGGAACAGATGAATCCATTTATCAATTTTGATGAAGAACTTGAACCGGATGAATCGGACTATAAAACCGATGAAGGTGAAAAGGGATTCAATGAGAATATTTACCGTTCCGTGGATGAGCTTGAGCTCTCCGTGCGCAGTTCAAACTGTCTGAAAAATGCGAGAATCCATACCATTTACCAGCTGGTTCAGAAAACCGACAGCGAAATGCTCAAGACAAAAAATTTCGGCCGAAAATCACTCAATGAAATCAAAGAAGTGCTCACTTCAATGGATTTGTCTTTGGGGATGGACCTTGAAGGGATTGAGCCGCCGGAAGATGTGAATACTCAGGAAGGAGAATAA
- the rpsD gene encoding 30S ribosomal protein S4 encodes MARYRGSVCRQCRRENMKLFLKGDRCFSDKCSFDRRGFPPGQHGQKRVKQSDYGMQLREKQKVKRIYGVSEKQFRNTFKRADRQKGITGINLLTLLETRLDNAVFRLGFVNSRNQGRHFVRHNHFTVNGKKVNIPSYQVKKGDVIELCEKSRTIQAIIDSLDAIVRRGIPQWLEINKDSFKGEIKGLPAREDISLPIQEQLIVELYSK; translated from the coding sequence TTGGCTAGATATAGAGGTTCTGTCTGCAGACAGTGCAGACGTGAAAATATGAAGCTTTTTTTGAAAGGCGATCGTTGTTTTTCTGATAAATGCAGTTTTGACAGAAGAGGGTTTCCCCCCGGTCAACATGGTCAGAAAAGAGTAAAACAATCAGATTACGGCATGCAGCTTCGTGAAAAACAAAAAGTTAAACGCATTTACGGTGTTTCTGAAAAGCAGTTCAGAAATACTTTTAAAAGAGCTGACCGTCAAAAAGGCATTACCGGTATTAATTTGTTGACATTACTTGAGACTCGGTTAGATAATGCCGTATTTAGACTTGGATTCGTAAATTCCAGAAATCAAGGTCGCCACTTTGTTCGTCACAATCACTTTACTGTAAACGGGAAAAAGGTTAATATCCCATCTTATCAGGTTAAAAAAGGGGATGTGATCGAACTTTGCGAAAAAAGCAGAACCATCCAGGCCATTATCGATTCCCTGGACGCCATTGTACGGCGTGGTATACCTCAGTGGCTTGAAATCAATAAAGATAGTTTTAAAGGTGAAATAAAAGGCCTTCCTGCAAGGGAAGATATTTCACTGCCGATCCAGGAACAGTTGATCGTCGAGCTCTATTCAAAATAG